The Tepidibacter aestuarii genome contains a region encoding:
- the eam gene encoding glutamate 2,3-aminomutase: MENNKREISLKRAEELKGRIGDYLEAKKTIPKGLENQEELLERKNKILSALGGTEEDWNNYKWQLSNRIGDVDTLSKILDLSDEEIKKIEEVGKQFRWAVSPYYLSLIDPKDKFDPIKLMSIPEFVEIQDNVEDLDPMGEEFTNPAGSITRRYPDRLIINVTNECAMYCRHCQRRRNIGQCDEAKPKKVIQESIDYIRENEEIRDVLITGGDPLTLNDDYLEWIISQLRAIPHVDYIRLGSRTLVTMPQRITDEFCNMIKKYHPIFINTHFNHPMEITQESKAACEKLANAGVPLGNQAVLLNGINNDKFVMRCLNHELLKCRVRPYYIFHAKHVKGTTHFNTSIDDGIEIMEYLRGYTSGMAIPTYIVNAPKGKGKTPILPQYLISRGKDFVMIRTWEGEIVKYENHPSVDIKEVIK, translated from the coding sequence ATGGAAAATAATAAAAGAGAGATTTCATTAAAAAGAGCCGAGGAGTTAAAAGGCAGAATAGGAGATTATTTAGAAGCTAAAAAAACTATACCTAAAGGCTTAGAAAATCAAGAAGAGCTACTTGAAAGAAAAAATAAAATTCTATCTGCCCTTGGAGGAACTGAGGAAGATTGGAATAACTATAAATGGCAATTATCTAACAGAATTGGAGATGTAGATACTTTATCTAAAATACTAGATTTATCAGATGAAGAAATCAAAAAAATAGAAGAAGTTGGAAAACAATTCAGATGGGCTGTATCTCCATATTATTTAAGTTTAATAGATCCAAAGGATAAATTTGATCCTATAAAACTTATGTCTATACCTGAATTTGTAGAGATTCAAGATAATGTAGAAGATCTAGATCCTATGGGGGAAGAGTTTACAAATCCTGCTGGAAGTATAACTAGAAGATATCCTGATAGACTTATAATAAATGTTACTAACGAATGTGCTATGTATTGCAGACACTGTCAAAGAAGAAGAAATATAGGTCAATGTGATGAAGCTAAGCCTAAAAAAGTTATACAAGAGTCAATAGATTATATAAGAGAAAATGAGGAAATAAGAGATGTATTAATAACAGGAGGAGACCCTCTTACACTAAATGATGATTATTTAGAGTGGATAATAAGTCAATTAAGAGCTATTCCTCATGTTGATTATATAAGACTTGGAAGTAGAACATTAGTTACTATGCCTCAAAGAATTACTGATGAGTTTTGTAATATGATTAAAAAGTACCACCCTATATTTATAAATACTCACTTTAATCATCCTATGGAGATTACACAAGAGTCTAAGGCTGCTTGTGAAAAGCTTGCAAATGCAGGAGTTCCTCTTGGAAATCAAGCTGTATTATTAAATGGTATAAATAATGATAAGTTCGTTATGAGATGCTTAAACCACGAATTATTAAAGTGTAGAGTAAGACCTTACTATATATTCCATGCAAAGCATGTTAAAGGAACTACGCATTTTAATACTTCTATAGATGATGGAATTGAGATAATGGAGTATTTAAGAGGTTATACATCTGGAATGGCTATTCCTACTTATATAGTTAATGCTCCTAAGGGAAAAGGTAAAACTCCTATACTTCCTCAGTATTTAATCTCAAGAGGAAAGGATTTTGTAATGATAAGAACTTGGGAGGGTGAGATCGTAAAATATGAAAATCATCCTTCTGTTGATATAAAAGAAGTTATTAAATAG
- a CDS encoding patatin-like phospholipase family protein encodes MSKKKYRIMAFDGGGIRGVLSATILKRLEIENKKLIKSTDLFAGTSTGSFIALGLAYGLPVKEILNLYSMINCRYIFSPKYNELFRPKYNNKHLKEVLMRVFPKNLKLKDLKKKVLIPSFEVISKDNGSWKPMFYTNFEEMGTDNEYVIDVALYSSAAPVYFPSYKKHIDGGIIANNPSLASICVSKNVNGANKKLEDMRILSIGTGFNHNNIKADTRKWGAIEWGLSQNPPYPLLSILFDGNMDADSYYSRELLRDNFLRVNPQISKSIDLDDCKEIPYLINIANSYDIKFVNDWINNKWF; translated from the coding sequence ATGTCTAAGAAAAAATATAGAATAATGGCATTTGATGGAGGAGGTATAAGGGGAGTACTCAGTGCTACTATACTTAAAAGACTCGAAATAGAAAATAAAAAATTAATTAAAAGTACAGATTTATTTGCTGGCACATCAACTGGATCTTTTATAGCATTAGGTCTTGCTTATGGATTGCCTGTCAAAGAAATATTGAACTTATACTCTATGATTAATTGTAGATATATATTTTCGCCTAAATACAATGAACTTTTTAGGCCAAAGTACAATAATAAGCATTTGAAGGAAGTGCTTATGAGGGTATTTCCTAAAAATCTAAAATTAAAAGATTTAAAAAAGAAGGTGCTGATACCGAGTTTTGAAGTTATAAGTAAGGATAATGGTAGCTGGAAGCCAATGTTTTATACTAACTTCGAAGAGATGGGAACTGATAATGAGTATGTAATAGATGTAGCTTTATACAGTAGTGCAGCACCTGTATACTTTCCATCTTATAAAAAACATATAGATGGAGGAATTATAGCAAATAATCCTAGTTTAGCTTCTATTTGTGTATCTAAGAATGTAAATGGAGCTAATAAAAAACTTGAGGATATGAGGATTTTATCTATTGGAACTGGATTTAATCATAACAATATAAAAGCAGATACGAGAAAATGGGGAGCTATTGAGTGGGGTCTCAGTCAAAATCCTCCATATCCACTTCTTAGCATATTGTTTGATGGAAATATGGATGCTGATAGTTACTATAGCCGTGAATTGTTAAGGGATAATTTCTTAAGAGTAAATCCTCAAATTTCAAAGTCTATTGATTTAGATGATTGTAAGGAAATACCTTACTTGATTAATATTGCAAATAGTTATGATATAAAATTTGTAAATGACTGGATTAATAATAAATGGTTCTAA
- a CDS encoding Eco57I restriction-modification methylase domain-containing protein has product MDNKSSFTKEKLVFRFKKMHKQLTHIYIRILSIKYKNFDESLAFRQAYIFINKVFLLRIFQNNDVRLEGDYNENRFIIDNKLNDILKIYLENTENYEDLNLFCEEINLSETQLSEDEVCVMYDIINKIKFNVDYLQRIDNTILGDLYEVFMDEEIRKSLGQFYTPGFIIDYILNKTIDNEDIVKKPFIKILDPACGSGHFIIKAYDMLKKKFIENLNVLRDVYKDEIYTIKKRGKDIKLTGLDYWTNENVHYHLLKNCIYGSDVDKFAIDIAIVNLIIKDIKNFSYDINIINSDSLVKWENDKYIKEREFWSNKFDYVIGNPPYVGSKKMDNCYKKWLINEYSEVFKDKSDLYYCFYKRILDVLHINGKACIITPRYFIESPSGKLLRGYMKKNSSILEIVDFYGNQVFKGVGVASAIFTFKKKLDIDIISVYKLRNDNLNFYSDASLQTMMDDNYFEKFTLKRSNLEDDRWILVSDIKYNIYNKIKQNSDYKLKNIAESFQGIISGCDKAFVLNSKEVEDNNIEKSILRKWIKNKNVDTYFIEGSDLFIIYSDFIKDESKYKNALKYIGKYEQKLINRRECKRNIRKWYELQWGRDYKCFEKDKIMYPYKASHNKFAIDKNGYYCSADVYSFYIKDEYKDIFSLEYIVTLLNSKVYEFYFKMFAKKISSRIYDYYPNSIMDLGMFKNLKYKEIENIGKKIISLKANIYNIKNKKSYDKKDPIKHFYNKCIDILKLKEEIYKLELEVDYIIIDSFNLTKDDLSIIYDDLNIIDIDELKSMISENEFINMHINRKKTISYISNLYNCDEFKIIMLRHIYSISHFKDEPWQLYNMHELYDEITKYLQKNIEIIKNGKDIDVEKLDEIMYEKCKNYAININILGEKYNSKNRLNVLKKIMK; this is encoded by the coding sequence ATGGACAATAAATCGAGTTTTACTAAAGAAAAATTAGTATTTAGATTTAAAAAGATGCACAAACAATTAACACATATATATATAAGAATTTTAAGCATTAAATATAAAAATTTTGATGAATCTTTAGCGTTTAGGCAGGCTTATATTTTTATTAATAAGGTTTTTTTGCTTAGAATATTTCAAAATAATGATGTTAGGCTCGAAGGGGATTATAATGAGAATCGATTTATTATAGATAATAAACTTAATGATATATTAAAAATTTATCTTGAAAATACAGAAAACTATGAAGATTTGAATTTGTTTTGTGAAGAGATAAATTTAAGTGAAACCCAATTGAGTGAAGATGAAGTATGTGTTATGTATGATATAATAAATAAAATAAAATTTAATGTGGATTACTTGCAGCGCATAGATAATACTATACTTGGGGATTTATATGAAGTTTTTATGGATGAGGAGATTAGAAAGTCTCTTGGGCAGTTTTATACGCCTGGCTTTATAATAGATTATATTTTAAATAAGACTATTGATAATGAAGATATAGTTAAAAAACCTTTTATAAAAATTTTGGATCCTGCATGTGGGAGTGGACATTTTATTATAAAAGCTTATGATATGTTGAAAAAGAAATTTATTGAGAATTTAAATGTTCTTAGAGACGTATACAAGGATGAAATATATACTATAAAAAAAAGAGGAAAAGATATAAAGCTTACGGGTTTAGATTACTGGACAAATGAAAATGTACATTATCATTTGTTAAAAAATTGTATATATGGCTCTGATGTTGATAAATTCGCTATAGATATCGCTATTGTTAATTTGATTATAAAAGATATAAAAAATTTTAGTTATGATATTAATATTATAAATTCAGATAGTTTGGTTAAATGGGAAAATGATAAGTATATTAAAGAAAGAGAATTTTGGAGTAATAAATTCGATTATGTTATAGGAAATCCTCCGTATGTTGGAAGTAAAAAAATGGATAATTGCTATAAAAAATGGTTAATTAATGAATACAGTGAAGTATTCAAGGATAAATCTGATCTGTATTATTGCTTTTATAAGAGAATACTAGATGTTTTGCATATCAATGGAAAGGCTTGTATAATAACTCCGAGGTATTTTATAGAAAGTCCAAGTGGGAAATTACTTAGAGGATATATGAAAAAAAATTCTAGTATATTAGAAATAGTAGATTTTTATGGAAATCAGGTATTTAAGGGTGTGGGTGTAGCTAGTGCTATATTTACATTTAAAAAAAAGCTAGATATTGATATTATATCGGTTTATAAACTTAGGAATGATAATTTGAATTTTTATAGTGATGCAAGTCTTCAAACTATGATGGATGATAATTACTTCGAAAAATTCACTTTAAAAAGATCTAATCTTGAAGATGATAGATGGATTCTTGTATCTGATATTAAATACAACATTTATAATAAAATAAAACAAAACTCAGATTATAAATTGAAAAACATAGCTGAAAGTTTTCAAGGGATAATAAGTGGATGTGATAAAGCGTTTGTATTAAACAGCAAAGAGGTTGAAGATAATAATATAGAAAAAAGTATACTTAGAAAATGGATTAAAAATAAAAATGTGGATACGTACTTTATTGAAGGTAGTGATTTGTTCATAATATATTCAGATTTTATTAAAGATGAATCTAAATACAAAAATGCTTTAAAATACATAGGTAAATATGAGCAAAAGTTGATAAATAGAAGAGAGTGTAAAAGAAATATAAGAAAATGGTATGAGCTTCAATGGGGTAGAGATTATAAGTGTTTTGAAAAGGATAAGATAATGTATCCTTACAAGGCTTCGCATAATAAGTTTGCAATTGATAAAAATGGATATTACTGTAGTGCTGACGTTTATTCTTTTTATATAAAAGATGAGTATAAAGATATTTTTTCTTTAGAGTATATAGTTACTTTGCTAAATTCAAAAGTATATGAGTTTTATTTTAAAATGTTTGCGAAAAAAATAAGTTCTCGTATATACGATTATTATCCTAATTCTATAATGGATTTAGGGATGTTTAAGAATTTAAAATACAAGGAAATAGAGAATATAGGTAAAAAAATAATATCTTTAAAAGCAAATATATATAATATAAAAAATAAAAAAAGCTATGATAAAAAAGATCCTATAAAACATTTTTATAATAAGTGTATTGATATATTAAAATTAAAAGAGGAGATATACAAATTAGAGTTAGAGGTAGATTATATTATCATAGATTCATTTAATTTAACTAAAGATGATTTGAGTATAATATATGATGATTTAAATATTATAGATATAGATGAACTTAAAAGTATGATATCAGAGAATGAATTTATCAATATGCATATAAATAGGAAAAAAACTATCAGTTATATATCTAATTTGTATAATTGTGATGAGTTTAAAATAATTATGCTAAGGCATATTTACAGTATTTCTCATTTTAAGGATGAGCCATGGCAACTCTACAATATGCATGAATTATACGATGAGATAACTAAATATTTACAAAAAAATATAGAAATTATAAAAAATGGTAAAGATATAGATGTAGAAAAATTGGATGAAATTATGTATGAAAAATGTAAAAACTACGCAATCAATATTAATATATTGGGTGAAAAATACAATTCTAAAAATAGATTAAATGTATTAAAGAAAATTATGAAATAA
- a CDS encoding DUF362 domain-containing protein, which translates to MRDSRRIKDCIVSISQSKSEKDSLKDALDMLPIGDMIKNDDTVVITPNWVKSKQPSTAAVIGPNTLRSLIQYVKTFNPAKIYIATGSGGEETSTVMKFVGYDKIIEDENVEFVDLNYGPYTTIDLEHNIIPNTKINKLIDEVDVLISFTQLKQHEEATMSASIKNIMLSWPPAGVHGFPKKKLGIHEDLHGFIVAMSKKIPIDLSIISLDKTMIGNGPSDGKSVDTDGLIIAGTDPVACDTVGARMLGFLPQGVNYLYRLYMDKVGEAKPENMILKGIPIAKAEKIFSKAAYNKEIVIDKNGIQNIHGNQK; encoded by the coding sequence ATGAGAGATAGTAGAAGAATAAAAGATTGTATAGTTTCTATTAGTCAATCAAAGAGTGAAAAAGATTCACTAAAAGATGCACTAGATATGCTTCCTATAGGAGATATGATAAAAAATGATGATACAGTGGTTATAACCCCTAATTGGGTTAAATCTAAGCAACCATCAACCGCTGCAGTAATAGGTCCAAATACTTTAAGATCATTAATTCAGTATGTAAAGACTTTTAACCCTGCAAAAATATACATAGCAACAGGTTCTGGCGGAGAAGAAACCTCAACTGTAATGAAATTTGTAGGTTACGACAAGATTATAGAGGATGAGAATGTAGAGTTTGTAGACTTAAATTACGGACCATATACAACGATAGACTTAGAGCATAATATAATACCAAATACTAAAATAAACAAGTTAATAGATGAAGTTGATGTGTTAATATCATTTACACAGCTTAAACAGCATGAGGAAGCTACTATGAGTGCTAGTATCAAAAATATAATGCTTAGTTGGCCTCCAGCTGGAGTTCATGGATTTCCAAAGAAAAAGTTAGGTATACATGAGGATTTACACGGATTTATAGTTGCAATGTCTAAGAAAATACCAATAGATTTAAGTATCATAAGTCTTGATAAGACTATGATAGGAAACGGTCCAAGTGATGGAAAATCAGTAGATACAGATGGTCTTATAATAGCAGGAACAGATCCTGTTGCTTGCGATACTGTAGGAGCTAGAATGTTGGGATTCTTGCCACAAGGAGTCAATTATTTGTACAGACTGTATATGGATAAAGTTGGAGAAGCAAAACCCGAAAATATGATATTGAAGGGTATCCCTATTGCAAAAGCAGAAAAAATATTCTCAAAAGCCGCTTATAATAAAGAGATTGTTATAGATAAAAATGGGATTCAAAATATTCATGGAAATCAAAAATAA
- a CDS encoding thiamine pyrophosphate-dependent enzyme — MNEKVVLTGNQAIARGFYEAGGLVASSYPGSPTVGIIENINNYEEVYSEFSTNEKVALEVAMGASFGGVRSLCSMKHVGVNICADPLMTFTQSTINGGFILITGDDPGMHSSQNEQDNRIFGKFANLAILDPSDSQEAKDFTKIGLELSENYNIPFMLRITSRLCHNRSVVNLGERKEIDTKPFEKDAYKYCMLPPYTDKAQYFMKERLQKLEDYAYNTDLNKLEEKEGADTVIITSGLVYQHLKEIDLNASIYKLGMVYPISINKVRELGKKYKSIIILEEMMPFIENELKINGIDCKGKEYFSFTGEIQIEDVEKGLQKAGLIKERKFNEQQTLKVPSRSPQFCSGCPHRPIYDILKKAKVNVIGDIGCYSMGVLPPFEVHNINMSMGSSISILKGMRKAWDLSGNKKPLVAMMGDGTFFHSGVNGFINLRYKLDENSNMTIIILDNKTTAMTGGQSNASSDKEMNVSIEELLKTVGFKRIKVLNQYSYKKAKEVIDQEIKHEGLSIIVATGPCALQYRMRHPHFYVDPDICISCRSCIKTNCPPLLMRKYEGHDKLKSSIDPDMCVGCSICAQVCPVNAIKRSKPDNDLKNK; from the coding sequence ATGAATGAAAAAGTGGTGTTGACAGGAAATCAAGCTATAGCGAGAGGTTTTTATGAGGCTGGTGGGTTAGTAGCATCTAGTTATCCGGGATCTCCTACTGTTGGAATTATAGAGAATATAAACAATTATGAAGAAGTTTATAGTGAATTTTCAACTAATGAAAAAGTTGCGTTAGAAGTAGCTATGGGAGCATCTTTTGGAGGAGTAAGATCTCTTTGCAGTATGAAGCATGTAGGGGTTAATATTTGTGCAGATCCTTTGATGACATTTACACAGAGCACAATAAATGGAGGATTTATATTGATTACTGGTGATGATCCTGGTATGCACTCTTCTCAAAATGAACAGGATAATAGGATTTTTGGAAAATTTGCGAATCTGGCAATATTAGATCCTAGTGATTCACAAGAAGCTAAAGATTTTACGAAAATAGGACTGGAGTTAAGTGAAAACTATAATATTCCTTTTATGCTTAGAATAACAAGTAGATTATGTCACAATAGGAGCGTAGTAAATCTAGGAGAAAGAAAAGAAATTGATACTAAGCCTTTTGAGAAAGATGCTTATAAATACTGCATGCTTCCACCATACACAGATAAAGCTCAGTATTTCATGAAGGAAAGACTTCAAAAACTAGAGGACTATGCTTATAATACGGATTTAAATAAATTAGAAGAAAAAGAAGGAGCAGATACAGTTATAATAACTTCAGGTCTTGTATATCAACACCTTAAAGAAATAGATTTAAATGCATCTATATATAAGTTAGGGATGGTTTATCCAATATCTATTAACAAAGTAAGAGAATTGGGTAAAAAATATAAAAGCATAATAATTTTAGAAGAAATGATGCCTTTTATAGAGAATGAATTAAAAATAAATGGTATTGACTGTAAAGGAAAAGAGTATTTTTCATTTACTGGAGAAATTCAAATTGAAGATGTAGAAAAAGGTCTTCAAAAAGCAGGGTTAATAAAAGAAAGAAAATTTAATGAGCAACAAACACTAAAAGTTCCATCGAGAAGCCCTCAATTTTGTTCAGGTTGTCCTCATAGACCTATTTATGACATACTAAAAAAAGCTAAAGTGAATGTTATTGGAGATATAGGATGTTATTCTATGGGCGTACTTCCTCCTTTTGAAGTACATAATATAAATATGAGCATGGGATCTAGTATTAGTATACTTAAAGGAATGAGAAAAGCCTGGGATTTATCTGGAAATAAAAAGCCATTAGTTGCAATGATGGGTGATGGAACATTTTTTCACTCGGGTGTAAATGGATTTATAAATTTAAGGTATAAATTAGACGAAAATTCAAATATGACTATTATAATTTTAGACAATAAGACTACTGCTATGACAGGTGGTCAGTCAAACGCAAGTTCTGATAAGGAAATGAACGTAAGCATAGAAGAACTTCTTAAAACCGTGGGATTTAAAAGAATTAAAGTGCTAAATCAATATAGTTACAAAAAAGCAAAAGAAGTTATTGATCAAGAAATAAAGCATGAAGGATTATCCATAATAGTAGCTACAGGACCTTGTGCACTTCAATACAGAATGAGACATCCTCATTTTTATGTAGATCCTGATATCTGCATTAGCTGTAGAAGCTGTATCAAAACTAACTGCCCACCATTATTAATGAGAAAATATGAAGGACATGATAAGTTGAAATCATCTATAGACCCAGATATGTGTGTTGGTTGTTCTATTTGTGCACAAGTATGTCCTGTTAATGCTATTAAAAGATCTAAGCCAGATAATGATTTAAAGAATAAATAG
- a CDS encoding indolepyruvate oxidoreductase subunit beta, translating to MDKKNILIAGVGGQGLVIATQIISEAAIEEGYDVKTNDVIGLSQRGGKVYGSVKIGSKVYSPNIPHGECDILLAMEPMEGYRYSHMIKDNGLAIVNTYRIPSTSIQQEVEEYPEGILDDLKQKYRVVDIDVIKVGKEVGNTKVGNTVLIGIMAKELDIKKETWEKVIQKNVPEKFIKHNIEAFNIGYNL from the coding sequence ATGGATAAAAAAAATATATTAATAGCAGGTGTTGGGGGTCAGGGGCTAGTTATAGCAACTCAAATAATAAGCGAAGCTGCTATAGAAGAAGGATATGATGTAAAAACTAATGATGTTATAGGTTTATCTCAAAGAGGTGGTAAAGTATATGGGAGTGTTAAAATAGGTAGTAAAGTATATTCTCCAAATATTCCTCATGGAGAGTGTGATATATTACTTGCCATGGAGCCTATGGAAGGGTATAGATATTCTCATATGATAAAAGACAATGGATTAGCTATTGTTAACACCTATAGAATACCATCAACTAGTATTCAGCAAGAGGTAGAGGAATATCCAGAAGGAATACTAGATGATTTAAAGCAAAAGTACAGAGTAGTAGATATAGATGTAATAAAGGTAGGAAAAGAAGTTGGAAATACTAAAGTAGGTAATACTGTTCTGATAGGAATTATGGCAAAAGAATTAGACATAAAAAAAGAAACTTGGGAAAAAGTAATTCAAAAAAATGTTCCAGAAAAATTTATAAAACACAATATAGAAGCTTTTAATATTGGATATAATCTCTAG
- a CDS encoding peroxiredoxin → MERMVGLKAPDFKMQTALGDGENFGEVSLDSYKGKWLVMFFYPLDFTFVCPTEITSLDNKYDIFKKFNAEILAVSTDSVHSHKAWINSSKDMGGLGKLKFPIASDNTHKVSKDYGVYVEEEGIALRGLFIIDPDGVLRYSVVHDLNIGRSANETLRVLQGLQAGGLCPADWNPGDELL, encoded by the coding sequence ATGGAAAGAATGGTAGGTTTAAAAGCTCCTGATTTTAAAATGCAAACAGCATTAGGTGATGGAGAAAATTTCGGAGAAGTTTCACTTGATTCTTATAAAGGTAAATGGCTTGTTATGTTCTTTTATCCACTTGATTTTACTTTTGTTTGCCCAACAGAGATAACGTCTTTAGATAATAAATATGACATATTCAAGAAATTTAATGCAGAAATTCTAGCTGTAAGTACAGATAGTGTTCATTCTCATAAAGCTTGGATAAATTCATCTAAAGATATGGGCGGTCTTGGAAAACTTAAATTCCCTATAGCTTCTGACAATACTCATAAAGTATCTAAAGATTATGGAGTTTATGTAGAAGAAGAAGGTATAGCATTAAGAGGTTTATTCATAATAGATCCTGATGGAGTATTAAGATACTCTGTTGTTCATGATTTAAACATAGGTAGAAGTGCAAATGAAACTCTAAGAGTTTTACAAGGGCTTCAAGCTGGCGGCCTTTGCCCTGCTGATTGGAATCCTGGAGATGAACTTTTATAA
- a CDS encoding LysR family transcriptional regulator — MIDTRLDTFITVVKTKNYTKAAQILNLTQPAVSQQIKYLENYYNAELIKKANKTIYLTKEGDILYNYAQKIKALNRALKLEIKNNSSSKKIHNVGATMTTGEYVMPYILGDYKNDYPNIDIILSVDNTKVIIEKLMGGEIEIALIEGYFDKNKFKYIKLKDDELVLAVSPKHEFAHKREVELEEVIKGNLILREKGSGTRDIFERKISDVGYDIENVNVYMEIRSINAIKSLVESNLGYTIISKEAIKREVNLELIKIVPIKNIKIEREFNFIYKSSSFLDFINSFIKYCYNHK; from the coding sequence ATGATAGATACAAGACTGGATACATTTATAACTGTTGTAAAAACTAAAAACTATACAAAGGCAGCTCAAATACTGAATTTAACGCAACCAGCAGTATCTCAACAAATTAAATATTTAGAGAATTACTATAACGCAGAACTTATTAAAAAAGCTAATAAAACAATATATCTAACTAAAGAGGGAGATATATTATATAATTATGCTCAAAAAATAAAAGCTTTAAATAGAGCTTTAAAATTAGAAATAAAAAACAACTCATCTTCAAAGAAAATACACAATGTCGGTGCTACTATGACAACAGGAGAATACGTAATGCCTTATATACTTGGTGATTACAAAAATGATTATCCAAATATAGATATCATACTGAGTGTTGATAATACCAAAGTAATAATTGAAAAATTAATGGGTGGAGAAATAGAAATTGCTTTGATAGAGGGATACTTTGATAAAAATAAATTTAAATATATAAAACTAAAGGATGACGAACTTGTATTAGCTGTATCTCCTAAACATGAATTCGCACATAAAAGAGAAGTTGAATTAGAAGAAGTAATAAAAGGGAATCTAATACTAAGAGAAAAAGGATCTGGAACAAGAGATATATTCGAGAGAAAGATATCTGATGTTGGATATGATATTGAAAATGTGAATGTGTATATGGAAATACGAAGCATAAACGCTATAAAATCTCTTGTTGAATCAAACCTTGGATATACTATAATTTCAAAAGAGGCTATAAAAAGAGAGGTGAATTTAGAACTTATAAAAATAGTGCCTATAAAGAATATTAAGATAGAAAGAGAATTCAATTTTATATATAAAAGTAGCTCGTTTTTAGATTTTATAAATAGCTTTATAAAGTACTGCTACAACCATAAATAA
- a CDS encoding YeiH family protein, with product MNKIKKILPGLLFVFLISTISMFINDSIKHIVNLEALTIGIIIGIIYNNTFKTTDVLKPGITFSLKTLLKWGIVLLGFKLNFRALIELGPKVVIMIVLYVPFVLILSYLFGKVFNINNKVAVLLGVGSGICGASAVVAMSSCINAEEDDSIVAVSIINFLGAIGVLAYSTIAITSSMSNLEYGIWSGISLQGVAHAIAAAFARGDQSGEIGTLVKMGRVVMLVPVSLVLSYLFNKENKESKVKFPMYILYFVLAGIISSLNILSLESIKILAKLSSIFILMAMVGMGLNVDIKSIKDKGIKALIMGSLLFLIISITMYFVSTAIV from the coding sequence TTGAATAAAATAAAAAAAATATTACCAGGATTGTTATTTGTGTTTTTAATATCAACAATATCTATGTTTATAAACGATAGCATAAAACACATAGTAAACTTAGAGGCATTGACAATAGGTATTATAATCGGAATTATATATAATAATACTTTTAAGACTACAGATGTATTGAAGCCTGGAATTACCTTCTCGCTTAAAACATTACTAAAGTGGGGTATAGTATTACTTGGATTTAAGCTTAATTTTAGAGCACTTATAGAGTTGGGTCCTAAAGTTGTAATAATGATTGTATTATACGTTCCATTTGTTTTAATATTATCGTACTTATTTGGGAAAGTATTCAATATAAATAATAAGGTAGCTGTTTTGCTTGGAGTAGGGTCTGGTATTTGTGGGGCTTCAGCAGTTGTTGCAATGAGTAGTTGTATAAATGCAGAAGAAGATGATTCAATTGTAGCTGTATCTATAATAAACTTTTTAGGTGCTATAGGTGTACTTGCATACTCTACTATAGCAATAACTTCGAGCATGAGTAATTTAGAATATGGTATTTGGTCTGGAATTTCTCTTCAAGGAGTAGCACATGCTATTGCAGCAGCATTTGCAAGGGGAGATCAATCCGGAGAAATAGGTACATTAGTAAAAATGGGAAGAGTGGTGATGTTAGTTCCTGTTTCACTAGTTCTTAGCTATTTATTTAATAAAGAAAATAAAGAAAGTAAAGTGAAGTTTCCAATGTATATACTGTACTTCGTATTAGCTGGAATAATAAGCTCTTTGAATATACTATCTTTAGAGTCGATAAAAATATTGGCCAAATTAAGTTCTATATTTATACTAATGGCAATGGTTGGTATGGGCCTTAATGTAGATATTAAGAGTATAAAAGATAAGGGGATTAAGGCTCTTATCATGGGAAGTTTGTTGTTTTTAATAATATCTATAACTATGTATTTTGTATCTACAGCTATTGTGTAA